In one Chitinophaga sancti genomic region, the following are encoded:
- a CDS encoding DUF1444 family protein — translation MRLTIVILLAVMFASCKFKHPVLDQEEFAQAYLKELHANYPAVKFVPKKDFSISAESKAGNFTFYLDNAYRAYQQEPDSLAKVLRQYMGSASLLFREKQKMELSTIVPVIKPITYLDDLKKAGNSLEMATKAYNDQLVIVYAEDLPEGFKYLTKKDFDSIGISADSLHELAIENFYKQVPNIETYSKDGRYMLAAGGNYEASLILLPSLWMDDCPVNGDFVVAIPSRDLIFITGSKNKAGLDSLKHYASEGYGSGIYTVSDHLFRWNGSIFEKY, via the coding sequence ATGCGATTAACCATAGTAATACTGCTGGCAGTCATGTTTGCTTCCTGCAAGTTTAAACATCCTGTGCTGGATCAGGAGGAGTTTGCTCAGGCTTATTTAAAGGAGCTGCATGCCAACTATCCTGCCGTGAAATTTGTACCAAAGAAGGATTTTAGTATCAGTGCCGAATCGAAAGCGGGGAATTTTACTTTTTACCTGGATAATGCTTATCGCGCTTATCAGCAGGAACCCGATTCCCTGGCAAAAGTGCTACGGCAGTATATGGGGTCGGCTTCCTTATTGTTTCGGGAGAAGCAGAAAATGGAACTTTCCACCATCGTTCCGGTGATCAAGCCAATAACTTACCTGGATGACCTGAAAAAGGCAGGCAATTCCCTCGAAATGGCGACAAAAGCTTATAATGATCAGTTAGTCATTGTGTACGCCGAAGATCTTCCCGAAGGCTTTAAATACCTGACCAAAAAAGATTTTGACAGCATAGGGATCTCTGCTGATAGTTTACATGAACTGGCGATTGAGAATTTCTACAAGCAGGTACCTAATATTGAAACCTATAGTAAGGATGGCAGGTATATGCTGGCGGCTGGTGGCAATTACGAGGCAAGCCTGATTTTACTGCCTTCATTATGGATGGATGACTGCCCGGTAAACGGTGATTTTGTGGTCGCTATCCCCAGCAGAGACCTGATCTTCATCACCGGTAGCAAAAATAAAGCGGGTTTAGATTCGCTAAAACATTATGCGTCAGAAGGTTATGGTTCAGGCATATATACTGTTTCTGATCATCTGTTCCGGTGGAATGGGTCAATATTTGAAAAGTATTGA
- a CDS encoding DUF695 domain-containing protein has protein sequence MGLFDFLKQPNPNAEFWNWFKKHEKDFFKVLQDKGDIQGELFNPLAERLSKIREGYFFLAGIHKGTAELILTADGKIKNIPFIEELVAAAPTIPGWTFMAAKPATLTASQSIGLGDYRFDYQTLFFFANEDPQYPDKISITVVHDQYTAENREQMVMGVYIFLDNYLGEIKSATVIDAVDIAGPENAGRELIPIHKLKAYIDWREKEFVEKYDGLGFDKERDSYTALQAEDPNGIPMLMVVNAGAMQWEYPASYPWILEYIIKYPDDDNAGLPGEKTMELMETIEEELRVLLAGDDFMDIGRVTSENRRSIYFTCREFRAPVKAADTIHRKYEPQIEIEWDVYKDKYWQSLDIFRLENWNVE, from the coding sequence ATGGGACTATTTGATTTTCTGAAACAACCTAACCCAAACGCCGAATTCTGGAACTGGTTCAAGAAGCATGAAAAGGACTTTTTTAAGGTACTACAGGACAAAGGAGACATTCAGGGGGAATTATTTAACCCGCTTGCTGAACGCTTATCAAAGATCCGGGAGGGATATTTTTTCCTGGCAGGGATCCATAAGGGAACAGCAGAATTGATTTTGACAGCAGATGGGAAGATTAAGAATATCCCTTTTATAGAAGAACTGGTAGCAGCAGCGCCCACCATCCCGGGATGGACCTTTATGGCGGCAAAACCGGCTACCCTGACAGCCTCTCAATCTATCGGGTTGGGAGATTACCGGTTTGACTACCAGACCCTGTTCTTTTTTGCCAACGAAGATCCCCAGTACCCGGACAAAATCAGTATTACAGTCGTACATGATCAGTATACCGCGGAGAACAGGGAGCAGATGGTGATGGGGGTATACATCTTCCTGGATAATTACCTGGGAGAAATTAAGTCTGCCACGGTGATTGATGCAGTGGACATCGCCGGCCCGGAAAATGCAGGGCGGGAACTGATCCCTATTCATAAACTAAAAGCATATATTGATTGGCGTGAGAAGGAATTTGTAGAGAAATATGACGGTCTGGGGTTTGATAAAGAACGGGATAGTTATACTGCCCTGCAGGCAGAAGATCCTAACGGCATACCCATGCTGATGGTGGTAAATGCAGGGGCCATGCAATGGGAGTACCCGGCCTCTTACCCCTGGATACTGGAATACATTATTAAGTACCCGGATGATGATAATGCCGGCCTGCCTGGTGAAAAGACCATGGAACTGATGGAAACCATTGAGGAGGAGTTAAGGGTATTATTGGCAGGGGATGATTTTATGGATATCGGGCGCGTTACCTCTGAGAACCGCCGTAGTATCTACTTCACCTGCAGGGAGTTCAGGGCCCCTGTAAAAGCTGCTGATACCATTCACAGGAAATATGAGCCACAAATAGAGATTGAATGGGATGTGTATAAGGATAAATACTGGCAGTCATTAGATATTTTCAGGCTGGAAAACTGGAACGTAGAATAA
- a CDS encoding ATP-grasp domain-containing protein, whose amino-acid sequence MKIAYITYSGEIKYSAANGFNEITGLLSYLQNKGLDIEATIWDDPAVDWTKYDIAILKTPWDYHQKIDAFKAWLDKIESLDIRLLNDYKIVRWNLDKHYLQEIIADGFDVIPSVFLERGWKGGLQPLFETLKTQSVIIKPCISGGSKNTIIVHQQAIAASYEQVVALLAEADYIVQPLMNEIQDGEWSYIFFNGKYSHTILKRPKAGDFRVQQIYGGSIDTLYPTAEEIAHAATYVEKYAKECLYVRVDGLMVNGHFVLMELELIEPYLYLSYGENALENYYQAILAQIN is encoded by the coding sequence ATGAAGATTGCTTACATTACCTATTCCGGGGAGATCAAATATTCCGCGGCCAATGGGTTTAACGAGATCACCGGATTATTATCCTACTTACAAAATAAAGGACTTGATATTGAGGCTACTATCTGGGATGATCCGGCTGTAGACTGGACGAAATATGATATTGCTATATTGAAAACGCCCTGGGATTACCACCAGAAAATAGATGCGTTTAAAGCATGGCTGGATAAGATCGAATCCCTGGATATCCGTCTTTTGAATGATTATAAGATCGTTCGCTGGAACCTGGATAAACATTACCTGCAGGAGATCATTGCCGACGGTTTTGATGTGATCCCCTCCGTATTCCTGGAGCGGGGCTGGAAAGGGGGGCTGCAGCCCCTGTTTGAAACGCTAAAAACGCAGTCCGTCATCATCAAACCCTGCATCAGCGGTGGCAGCAAGAATACGATTATTGTTCACCAGCAGGCAATTGCTGCCAGTTATGAGCAGGTAGTTGCACTGCTGGCCGAAGCTGATTACATCGTACAGCCATTGATGAATGAAATACAGGATGGAGAATGGTCCTATATCTTCTTCAATGGGAAATACAGTCATACGATCCTGAAAAGACCAAAAGCAGGAGATTTCAGGGTACAACAGATCTATGGCGGGTCTATTGATACCCTCTATCCAACAGCGGAGGAAATAGCCCATGCAGCCACCTATGTAGAGAAATATGCCAAAGAATGCCTGTATGTACGCGTAGATGGATTGATGGTGAATGGTCATTTTGTACTGATGGAACTGGAACTGATAGAGCCATACCTCTATCTTTCCTACGGAGAAAACGCCCTGGAAAACTATTACCAGGCGATATTAGCCCAAATAAACTGA